The window TTCAAGAGGTCTATATCAGATCCCCTAAAAAATAAATATGTACAGGTACTACTTTAATAAATCTGTTGATATTTGGAAACATTCTTATGGAGGAGGTGTCTTTGTTGAAAAGAACAACTGTTGGAATTATTGTTTTAACGGTCCTTTTTAGTACAGCTTTTGTATTCTTTAGCAATAAATCTAATATTAAAGGTACATCTGTGAAAGCTAACGAACAAACTGACTATGAACAAAAACTACAAAGAAGCGTTGAAAAAGGGCTTCAGGAATATGATGTTGTTCATCAAGTTATGCCTTGGTATTATGAAACAATGGTTATATTTAATATTCAAACCACAATAAATGGCAACGACGCTAAAGCAAAAAAATTCGCAGGACAAATAAAAAACAAAGTTGATGATATAGTTCTTTCAAAGAAAATAAAAACACATTACAAGCATTACTTTATAGCTATCTACAATGCAAATGGCGAAGACCTCGTTACTCGTTCAAAAGATGGTTCTCTTAAAAAGGATATAAAAAATATCGGTACTATACAGACTGAAAAGTTGCCACAAGAGTATACCCAAGAACAGGCACTTAAAAATGGAGATATATTAATGAAGAATAGAACCAAAAAGCAAAAGGAGAAAATTAAACAGTTTAAGCGGAGTGTCATAGATGGAAAACCAGATTTTATACGATTCACCCGGTTTACTTCCTCTGGTGCTGCTGTATTAACAGAGTACCATTTTAACGGGCAGATGATTTATTATCGGTACGACAGTTCAAGAGATAAATCAGGGGTATCTGACATTTTGGAAGACTATTGCAAAGAACTTGTAACCGATTCAGAAATGTCATATATTACTCAATGTTACAAGAACCATACGCTCGAGTTTTAAGCTTTTTTCATATGAATACGGTGAAGTGACACTTGGAATCTATCCAGGTGTTTTTGAAAACGTTGTTAAACTAACCTGCCTGTTGTTTGTTCAATAAGGTGTTCAACAAAAAGGGCGGTTAATAATCATTCCTGGATTAAAGCTCACGTTAGCTGAACAAGAACTTATTTAGATTTAAAGTAAATTATCTCGGGGTCTCCTTCATCTAAATTTTCAATAAATCCACTTTGTATGAATCCAT is drawn from Bacillus sp. FJAT-18017 and contains these coding sequences:
- a CDS encoding DUF4362 domain-containing protein; its protein translation is MKRTTVGIIVLTVLFSTAFVFFSNKSNIKGTSVKANEQTDYEQKLQRSVEKGLQEYDVVHQVMPWYYETMVIFNIQTTINGNDAKAKKFAGQIKNKVDDIVLSKKIKTHYKHYFIAIYNANGEDLVTRSKDGSLKKDIKNIGTIQTEKLPQEYTQEQALKNGDILMKNRTKKQKEKIKQFKRSVIDGKPDFIRFTRFTSSGAAVLTEYHFNGQMIYYRYDSSRDKSGVSDILEDYCKELVTDSEMSYITQCYKNHTLEF